From the genome of Adhaeribacter pallidiroseus:
CGAAACCGCTATTCCAATGGTACTTTGGCGGTGGTTATAATCAATCAGCGTTTCTCCATAACCGTGCGAAAGTTGCAAATGGCCTTTCAGGTGACCTGCCACGCGGTAAGTCCAGTCAAATATTAATTGTCCATGGTTTTTGTTTCCTAATCGTAAAGAGTGACTGCCGGTTAGAGAATACAGACTACGGCCGCCATTATAGATTAAAGTAGCATCACCTCTACCCACGTAATCGGTAATCGCCGGGTTTTCATCGTCTGTATCCGGTAATCGGTACCAAGGCCGCAGGTAAATAGTCCACTTATTCCGTTCTAGAGCTACGTACGCAATCACCCGGTTCCAGCTCCGAGAGAGAGGCAAGGAGCGACCATTCGATTGATGGTTCATGGCTAGGCCCATCATGCGGGCTTTAAAACCGAGCACGTTGAAAGTAGTAGCAAAGTTCAGTAGCACTTCCGGTTCATAGTTGGTTTCCCGGAAAGGACGGGAAAAGCCGACGTTGTAAATTTGCCAATGTGACTTTTGGGTATAGGCCACCCACAAATCGCCGTGCCGGCCCCAGATGCCTTGCCAAACTTTGGTTTTAAAACTTAACTGAAATTTTGCTTCGTACTTGCCGTAATCATACTTAATAGGCGAGGAGTAGAGTGGGTTTTCACTGAAAGGTTGCTCATTCGGATTACTGGACTTACGCCCAGCAGTAATGTAGACGGGCTTATAAGGGGTAATCAAAAAAGTGCCCCGTCGGGTCGTAGAATCTAGTTCCCAACGGTCCGTTAAACGATGCGCATCCAGCTTTTCTTCGAATAAGGGCGCTACCTGAGCTTGGGCTTCGGAGAGTGGACAGCTGGACCCGAGCAAGGTTATAAAAGGAACACACCCCCTAATAGTTTTTAAGAAACATTGGCCGGCATGCGTAATAGGGTAGGTTTTTTTCATAGAGTTAAACCAGGTAAGATTAATGCTTTTAAAATTCTGTTTACTGACCCGCATACATTAATTTGTCGGCTTGTTTTAGGATATACCCCTTCCAGGGGTAAAGCTTCCACGCGCCGTTTCCCCAATGATGCTGTCCTTCCGCGCCTTGCCGATTTAACAAGATAGCTTCCCGGGCCGGGAGAAAAAGTTCTGCTTGTTGCTGATCCTCTGAGAACAGAATAAAAGCTGATCCTGGTCTTACTTCGGCCTTCTTCAGCGGATTTAAACGGATTCCTGCCGAGCGTATCGGAACACATTGCCTTTGTAAATTGGACCAGGTAAATCCAAATGAAGTAAGACAGCTATGCGCATCCTGTTGGCAAGGCATTGGTTTTAAAAGAATGCTGTTATCAAAATTAATAGCGGCTTTGTTGGCAAAAGCTGATTTCTGACCGAGGTTGGTTACTTCTCCGTATCCTTCGATCCAAGTCTGATCCTTTTTCAAGAAGGCTACTTGACGAACGGATATTTGTCCTTCGGAAAGGAAAGTATAATCAGCAAAAAGCGTATCTCCTTTCATTTGCCCCGCAATAGTTCCGGTATTATAATCTTTCCCGGCCAAAGCATAAATTAACTGCCCTTTTATAGAATCACCCACCGGGTTCAGGTGCAGCAAAACACTATCCTGGCTGGAGCTGTACTGATAACAAGAGGACCTGCGTTTATTCTTACTTGTTTTTAGGGTAGTGTTTTCAACAGGAATCTTCTTTTGCTCGCTTTGGCAGCTCAGTAATACAGGAAAGCTGGTCGCCAGAATAAATAATTTTATTTTCATGAGGTAGTAGCAGGCAGTAGCTTGTCAGTTAATTTAAATAAGTTGGACCATATGGAAAAAGCAAAATACTTACTTGCTGGCAATTTGCTTTAATAGTTCGCGCATTTCCGTGAGTAGCACTTCTTCTTTCGTGGGAGCGGGCGGAATAAAGGGGGCCGCAATCTTTCGTCGAGTAAGGGTATTCATTCCTTTGACCACCAGAAAGATGATAAAAGCCAAGATGATAAAGTTAATCAGAATGGTAATAAAGTTGCCCCAGGCAAATACCGGTCCTACCTTCTTTGCGTCCACTAAGGCCATTCCTTGTTTAATTTTATTGGAAAGAGGAATGTATAAATTACTGAAATCAACGTCGCCGATAATTTTACCTATCAAAGGCATAACTAAATCATTCACGACTGAGTCGACAATTCGCCCAAAGGCGGCACCAATAATGACCCCTACGGCTAAGTCAATGACATTACCGCGCATGGCAAATTCTTTGAATTCTTTTAACATAATAATAGGTGGTTTAAGATGTATAGGATTTTGCGTCCTTATAGAAAAGCAGTTAATATTAACCGGTGAAATTCTGGAGGTTATATCGTGCCTAATCCGGAAATACGTTGATTCAACGTTTCGCAAAACGACCGTTTTACGTGACCAAAACAAAACCACCAAAAAGAGGCTTTTTTCATCTAAAAATTATCTCGAATGACCATTGATCACCTTATCAATTAAAACTTAGTATTGATTTATGAGATGAGCCATAGCCAAGGATCATTATGTATTTCCAAACAGCAGGAATAAAAAAATTTATAAAATTGCTGAAAACGAACTAGGTGCGTTAAGTATTTAGGATACTAGTTCAAAAAGCTAAACGGGACTGACTTGTAGGGCCTAAGATTACCATGAGCAGGTCAGCTGAGATAACTAGTAAGCTTAAAATAGGAGCCAGCTCTACCGTTTAATAGTTAGTTGTTCCTGAATTCTTCCCAAGATAATCTTTGTAGTACAATGCTTCCACCATACTACAAAGATTATCTTTACACCTGATAACCTAATCTTTCCCGAACCCGGGCCAGAACTTTAGAGCCAATGGCTCGGGCTTTAGCAGCTCCCTCGGCTAGTTTGCGGTCCACTTCGGGCAGGTTGTTCATGTAGTACGTAAACAGCTCCCGTTCCTGCTTATATTTTGTTATGATCAGCTCGTATAAAGCTTGTTTGGCATGGCCATAACCATAATTACCCGCCAGGTAACGCTGGCGCATTTGTTCTGTTTCTTCCGGGGAGGCCAATAAGGAGTAAAGCATAAAAGTTACGTCTGTATCCGGATCTTTAGGGTCCTCTAGCGTTTTACTATCGGAAATAATCGATTTTACCGCTTTATTTAGTTTTTTATCGTCTTCAAAAATATCAATGATATTTCCCCTGGATTTGCTCATTTTAGTCCCGTCCGTTCCCGGAACCAGCATCACCGCTTCGTCAATCCGGGCTTGCGGTATTATAAATGTTTCGCCGTAAGCATTATTAAAAGCCGTAGCAATGTCGCGGGCCATTTCTAAATGTTGCATCTGATCTTTCCCAACGGGCACAAACTCGGCATCGTACAGAATAATATCCCCCGTCATTAAAACTGGGTAAGTAAATAAGCCCGCGTTTACATCGGCTAATCGATTAGACTTGTCTTTGAACGAATGAGCGTTGGCCAGCATCGGAAAAGGCGTTAAGCAACTTAAATACCAGGTAAGTTCCGTAACTTCCGGTACATCCGATTGCCGGTAAAATAGATTGCGGTCGGTATCAAAGCCAAAAGCTAACCAAGCTGCCGCTACGGCGTAGGTATTCGCACGTAATTGCTGGGCATCGCGTACGGTAGTCAGCGAATGTAAATCGGCAATAAAATACAAAGAATCGTTAGCGGAATTTTTAGAAAGCTCAATAGCCGGAATAATGGCCCCCAACAAATTACCTAAATGTGGCCTTCCTGAGCTCTGAATTCCAGTTAAAATGCGCGACATACTAATTTTTTAAATTTTTGGCAAGTTAGTGATGAAAGTTGCAGGTTACAAGGTGCAGGTTGGCAGGTTTGTAGGTTGCAAGTTGCAGGTTAGAAAGTTGAAAAGTTGGCGGGTTGAAATGTTTCATAGTTGGTAATTTAATAAGTAATGGCTAATCAAAAACTATTAATCTTTAAACTAATCACCTGCAACTTGCAACCTGTAACCTTCCAACTAAATTTCTGCCGCCTCTTGTTGAATTTTTTCGGATAGAGGATTGCCCAGGTACCGGTCAATGGCAAAATGAGCGATATAGAGTAAGGGCGTGAGTACTACGGCCACGACAAATTTATAAATGTAGTTAATGGTGGCCACAGCCAGCACTTGTTTCAACGGCCAGTTACCAAAAAGGTAAAAAGCAATAAATAAGACGACCAGGGAATCTATCAACTGTGATACTAACGTGGAACCAGTGGCTCGTAACCAGATTTTACGGCTACCCGTTACCCGGCGCAACCAATGAAATACCGAGGCATCTAAAAACTGCGAAATTAAAAAAGCCGTTACCGAGCCAATAATAATACCGGAACTCTGGCGAAAAATGCTGTTAAAGGCGTAATTAATGTTAAAGGGCTGGCCATCCGGACCTTTGCCATTGACATCTAACCAAAAAGCAGCCGGTGGTAAAGCGCTGATAACCATGATGACTAAAAACATGTACAAAATCAGCAGAACGGTGATGATGCTTATTTTCTTGACGCCTTCTTGGCCAAAGTATTCATTAATAATGTCGGTACTGATAAAAACAATAGGCCAAATAACTACTCCGGCCGTTAAATTAAAATCCAACCTAAAATCAGAAAGTACCGGAATATGGGCTCCAGGCAAGCCAAATATCGCCTCGGCCGAAAATATCTTGACCCCTATCAACTCGGCTAATAAAGCATTTGCCAGAAAAATGCTGCATAAAATTAAAAATAAAGTATTTTTTTATGTTTTGCCGAAGTAGTTAAGTCCGCCATAGGTTGTTTTTACCAGCAATTTACACCAAGATGTTTGGAATAAAAGGGTGCAAAATTAAAATTATTTGATCCAATCTACTCCGTTAATACAATAGCTATAGTTCGCTATCCTGCTATAAAGGAATTGTTGTAACCTGTGTTTAGCGTCTTGCTTATTACTAGTGTTTCAATCTTGAGTTTTCCCTTGTAGAGTTATCCTGGAAGAATATAATCAGCAGAAAACAAGAAAAAGCAACTAGGAGAATGGGGATTACTTCTTATAATTTAAAAATTACGGAATGAATATCTTCTATGCAAAAGCGCTGTAGGGTTACATCCTTTCGGACGGCCAACATGTGCGGATATATCTGCTTCTGGTATGAAGCTCGGCTTCTCTAATTTTTAAATTTTAGGTTTAATTTGGGCGAGACTAATGGAAAGAGAACGCTATTACTAAGCCATTCCAATTTTTTGATCCTTTGAGGTACAATTTCAGATGATCTTGGCAAGGATTCTTAAAAAATTTAAAAAAAAAGATTTTAAATTACTCCAGTACCTGAATGGTTTTACCTTCCAGTGCCAGTTGCGTATTGGCAAAAACCACTTGCGCCTCCTCAAGGAGCGGGTTTAAATCGCGGTAGCGAACCGAAAAATGACCAATCAGCAAGCGTTTAACTTCCGCTTTTAAGGCCAGCGTAGCGGCTTGGCGCGCCGTGGAATGCAGGGTGTAGGCCGCTTGGTGTTGCAGCTCATCCAGAAAAGTAGCTTCGTGGTAAAGTAAATCTACGTGTTGGATATAAGGCAAAATATCTTCTTTGTATTTGGTATCGGAACAATAAGCATACGACCGGCTGTGATTCGGTTCGCGGGTTACATCCAGGTTGGCAACTAATAATTCTCCGTTTTCATTAAAGATATCCTGGCCCTGTTTTAAGCGAATAAGTTGAGGTGGCGTTAAAAAGGCAGGTAACTTATCTTTTACTAAATGCCGCAATTTAGGCTTTTCCCGGAACAAAAAACCGCAGCAGGGCACCCGGTGCTGCATGGGCAAAGTATGCACCGTTATGGCTTTATCCTCGTAGACTAGCGCATGAACCGTAGTATCCAGTTCATGGAAAATAAGTTTAAAGCTGAGTTGGGTATTGGAATATCTTAGTTGGGTGGTCAGAATTTCGTCTAAACCAGCCGGACCAAATAATTGCAGGGGTAGGGTGCGATGCTGCAAGTGCATGGTGGAAAGCAACCCGAATAAACCAAAATAATGATCGCCGTGGAGGTGGCTGATAAAGATATTGGAAATGCGCTGATGCTTTACTTTGTAACGCATCAGCTGCATTTGCGCATTTTCGCCGCAATCAATCAGGTTTATTTGATTGCCAATGGTTAATACTTGAGCAGTATGATGTCGGTCGGGGGAGGGAGTGGCGGAAGAACTGCCCAGTATTTTAAGCTCAAAATCCAATACTTCCGCGGCTTACCTGATTATTCTTCTTTGTTGGTTAAATCGCGCTCAATCTCGTGCAGAAACACGCGATCAATGGCTTCTTCTACCGATGGTAAAATATTTAAAACGGTTTCCAGTTTCGAAATAGTAATCAGTTTCATAACGTGATCCTGCAAACCAGATAAAATTAGTAAGCCATTAGAAGAATTACATAAACGATTGGCAATTAAAATAGAGCTAAGGCCCGATGAATCCGTATATTTAACATTGCCTAAATCTAAAATCAAGTTAGTAATACCTTCAGCGTTTAATTTAACAAATTCTGATTTCAGGTCTGGGGCAATAGTAGTATCAAGCTTTTTCTCATCAATGGTGATGATCGTATAGTTTTCTTTTTTATCAATGGTGTATTTCATAAGAACTGAAATAAGGTTTAGAATGCGAATGTACTAAAAAAAATTAATATTTTATAATTAATGTGGCTTTAAGAAGCTGTATTATTAAACATTTTGCAATATATTGGCTTTAATTCGGTTATTTATCTCGTTATAGTCGGTTTTCTCAAAAGCGTTACCGGTAACAACTTCAAACAGCTCAATATAGCGCTCCGAAATACTGCTGATCCAATCATCATCCATTTCGGGAATTCTTTGACCGGTTTTACCCTGAAAATTATTTTCGATTAACCATTTACGAACAAACTCTTTCGATAATTGTTTTTGAGTGGCACCCGCTTTTTGCCGTTCCTCGTAGCCTTCGGCGTAAAAATAGCGCGAGGAGTCCGGGGTGTGCACTTCATCAATCAGATAAATTTTATCATTGGCCTTCCCGAATTCGTATTTGGTATCCACGAGCAGTAAACCGCGTTGCGCCGCTATTTCGGTACCCCGCGCAAAAAGCAGATAGGTGTACTCTTCTAACTGCCGGTAATCCTCGAGAGCTACAATTCCTTGAGCTACAATATCGGCCGCCGAAATATCGGCATCGTGTCCTTCGGCAGCTTTGGTGGTAGGCGTTATGATGGGTTCGGGTAATGGATCGTTTTCCTTTAAACCTTCGGGCAGCGCTACCCCGCAGACCGCGCGTTTGCCGCTTTGGTATTCCCGCCAGGCATGACCGGCCAAATAACCCCGGATTACCATTTCTACTTTAAAAGGTTCGCAGTTAATGCCAATGGTAACGTTTGGGTCCGGGTGCGATACCACCCAATTAGGAACAATATCGGCGGTAGCTTTTAAAAAAGTAGCAGCAATTTGATTGAGTACCTGGCCTTTGTACGGGATAGCGCGCGGCAGAACCACATCAAAGGCCGAAATACGGTCGGTAGCTACCACCGCCAGTTTATCCTGGAAGTAGTATACATCCCGAACTTTACCGCGGTAAAAACCAGTTTGATTATCAAAATTATAATTTGTCTCTTTAAGAGCCTGCATCCAAAATAGTTTCAAAATAGAATACAAAGTTAGCAAGATATTCCATAGGTCAAAATAAGTCTAAATACGGAAATACCCGTGCTACTCGCGAAGTTCTTACTCTTATTTCGTGTAAATAATACTTATATAATTTATAATGGATGAAATATGCGGTAATTAGCCGCTTTTTTTAAATTAAATGAAAAAATACGTCAACAATGGTATTGCTAATTAGTATGGATAATTGCTAAAAAATTTACTTAAACTACCGAAATAAAAAAGCCTGCGCGTAGGCAGGCTTTTTTATGGGTGCGAATATGAACTTAAATTTAATTAGAGCTGTAAATAGCAACGGCTTTTTCGCGTAAATTATAATTTGAAGCCATAACCTCGGCGTACGCGCCGGCCGTGCGAATGGCCATTACATCGTGCCGGTGCGTTTCGGGCAAGGGTACATTTTGCGCAAAACAATCCGATGATTCGCAAATAGGACCCACTACATCGTAGGTTTGTTCCGGTAGATGGCTGCTTAAATTTTCAATTTTATGATAAGCCTGGTACAGCATCGGCCGGATTAACTCGGTCATGCCGGCGTCCAGGATAGCAAAATTCTTCTTTTGGCCTTTTTTAATGTAAAGTACCCGGGAAACTAAAGTACCGCATTGCGCTACCAGCGCCCGGCCTAATTCATAATGAACAACCTGCCCTGGCTGAACTTGTAATAGCCGGTTAAAAATGGCAAAATAAGCAGCAAAATCCGGAATAGCATTACTTTCCGGCTCATAATAATCAACGCCTAATCCGCCGCCTACATTTAAGTGTTTCAGATGATAGCCTTGGTCCCGAAATCCTTGTTGGATTTCGTTTACCCGCACGCATAATTGTTCAAAAACCTGCAAGTCGGTAATTTGCGAGCCAATGTGAAAATGAATGCCTATTAATTCTAAGTTGGGTAATTGCTTTAGCAAGTTTAATACCTCAGGCAGTTCCCAGGTATTAATGCCAAATTTATTTTCTTCCAGACCGGTGGTAATGTATTTATGGGTATTGGCATTTACATTGGGGTTAATGCGGAGAGCGATACGAGCCGTTTGGTTATGCTGCTGGGCCAATTCGTTCAATACTTCCAACTCTTGCACCGATTCGCAGTTAAAGCAAAAGATATCGGCATTTAAAGCAATTTTGATTTCTGCATCTGATTTGCCTACCCCCGCAAAAACAACCTGACTGGCTTCAAAGCCGTTGGCCAGGGCTTGCTTAATTTCGTTACCGCTCACACAATCGGCCCCAAGGCCGTATTGCTGAATTAATTTTAAAATTGGTTCGTTGCTATTGGCCTTTAAAGCATAATGAATGTGATAGCCGTATTTAGCAGCTTCGGTGCTGGCAGTTTCTAAAGTTTGCTTTAATAAATCTAAATCGTAGTAGTAAAATGGCGTGGGGGTGCCGTTCCAATTTTGTTCTTTTAAATTACGCATGTTCGGCTATTCTTTCAAAAACTCCTGTGTTTAAAGCTTTTAAGGCTTGTTTTTTATCGGCAGTGGCAATGAGCAAACTAATATTGTTTTTACTGCCACCGTACGAAATCATACGCAGCGGTATATCTTTCAAAGATTTAAAAATTTTTAAGGTAGTTCCCGGCACTTCTTCAATGGAGTCGCCTACCAGGCAAATTATGGTTTGGTCTGTATCTACCTGCACGGAACCAAATTCCTTTAACTCCGCAATAATTTCCGGTAAGTATTTGGTGTTATCAATCGTTAACGACACGGCTACTTCCGAGGTAGTAACCATATCGATGGGGGTTTTATATTCTTCAAAAACCTCGAAAATTCGACGCAGAAAGCCATAAGCCAGCAGCATCCGGCTCGACTTTACATTAATAGCCACAATACCATCTTTAGCCGCTACGGCCTTAATGCTTTTACCCGATGATTGGGCCGATATGGTAGTACCTTTAGCCTCGGGCTGCATGGTGTTGAGTAGTTTTACCGGAATGTTTTTTTGTTTGGCTGGTAATACGCTGGAAGGATGCAGAATTTTAGCGCCAAAATAAGCCAGCTCCGCTGCTTCATCAAACGATAATTCCGCAATCGGGTAGGTATCGGGCACTACCCGGGGGTCGTTGTTGTGCATGCCGTCGATATCCGTCCAGATTTGAATTTCGGAAGCTTGGACGGCGGCGCCAATTAATGAAGCGGAATAATCGCTGCCGCCGCGTTTTAAATTATCTATTTCGCCGAAAGCATTGCGACAAATATAACCCTGCGTAATAAATAAATTTGATTGGGGGTATTTAGCTAACAGAGCGGTTAATTCTTCTTCCAGAAAAGTTAAATCCGGTTCTTCGTTTTCATCAATCCGCATAAAGCTTAATGCGGGCAGTAAAACGGAATTTTGATTCAACTCCTCCAGTAGAAACTGGAATAAATGCGTAGAAAGTAATTCGCCTTGCGCCAAGATGGCCCGTTCTTCCCGAATAGAAAAAGGGCCGGTAGCCAATGATTTTATAAAATCAATGTGCGAAAGCAAAAAGTCGAGCGCGGCAAATTTTTTCTTTTCCGTGGTGTACAGCTCATTTATCACTTCGCGGTAAATTTTATGCAAATTCTCCGTTAAGTCTAAGGCTTCTTTGGTTTGTTGC
Proteins encoded in this window:
- a CDS encoding phospholipase A, with product MKKTYPITHAGQCFLKTIRGCVPFITLLGSSCPLSEAQAQVAPLFEEKLDAHRLTDRWELDSTTRRGTFLITPYKPVYITAGRKSSNPNEQPFSENPLYSSPIKYDYGKYEAKFQLSFKTKVWQGIWGRHGDLWVAYTQKSHWQIYNVGFSRPFRETNYEPEVLLNFATTFNVLGFKARMMGLAMNHQSNGRSLPLSRSWNRVIAYVALERNKWTIYLRPWYRLPDTDDENPAITDYVGRGDATLIYNGGRSLYSLTGSHSLRLGNKNHGQLIFDWTYRVAGHLKGHLQLSHGYGETLIDYNHRQSTIGIAVSLIEWL
- the mscL gene encoding large conductance mechanosensitive channel protein MscL, coding for MLKEFKEFAMRGNVIDLAVGVIIGAAFGRIVDSVVNDLVMPLIGKIIGDVDFSNLYIPLSNKIKQGMALVDAKKVGPVFAWGNFITILINFIILAFIIFLVVKGMNTLTRRKIAAPFIPPAPTKEEVLLTEMRELLKQIASK
- the trpS gene encoding tryptophan--tRNA ligase → MSRILTGIQSSGRPHLGNLLGAIIPAIELSKNSANDSLYFIADLHSLTTVRDAQQLRANTYAVAAAWLAFGFDTDRNLFYRQSDVPEVTELTWYLSCLTPFPMLANAHSFKDKSNRLADVNAGLFTYPVLMTGDIILYDAEFVPVGKDQMQHLEMARDIATAFNNAYGETFIIPQARIDEAVMLVPGTDGTKMSKSRGNIIDIFEDDKKLNKAVKSIISDSKTLEDPKDPDTDVTFMLYSLLASPEETEQMRQRYLAGNYGYGHAKQALYELIITKYKQERELFTYYMNNLPEVDRKLAEGAAKARAIGSKVLARVRERLGYQV
- a CDS encoding queuosine precursor transporter, with the translated sequence MIGVKIFSAEAIFGLPGAHIPVLSDFRLDFNLTAGVVIWPIVFISTDIINEYFGQEGVKKISIITVLLILYMFLVIMVISALPPAAFWLDVNGKGPDGQPFNINYAFNSIFRQSSGIIIGSVTAFLISQFLDASVFHWLRRVTGSRKIWLRATGSTLVSQLIDSLVVLFIAFYLFGNWPLKQVLAVATINYIYKFVVAVVLTPLLYIAHFAIDRYLGNPLSEKIQQEAAEI
- a CDS encoding ribonuclease Z, which produces MDFELKILGSSSATPSPDRHHTAQVLTIGNQINLIDCGENAQMQLMRYKVKHQRISNIFISHLHGDHYFGLFGLLSTMHLQHRTLPLQLFGPAGLDEILTTQLRYSNTQLSFKLIFHELDTTVHALVYEDKAITVHTLPMQHRVPCCGFLFREKPKLRHLVKDKLPAFLTPPQLIRLKQGQDIFNENGELLVANLDVTREPNHSRSYAYCSDTKYKEDILPYIQHVDLLYHEATFLDELQHQAAYTLHSTARQAATLALKAEVKRLLIGHFSVRYRDLNPLLEEAQVVFANTQLALEGKTIQVLE
- a CDS encoding STAS domain-containing protein, coding for MKYTIDKKENYTIITIDEKKLDTTIAPDLKSEFVKLNAEGITNLILDLGNVKYTDSSGLSSILIANRLCNSSNGLLILSGLQDHVMKLITISKLETVLNILPSVEEAIDRVFLHEIERDLTNKEE
- a CDS encoding phosphoribosylaminoimidazolesuccinocarboxamide synthase, whose amino-acid sequence is MQALKETNYNFDNQTGFYRGKVRDVYYFQDKLAVVATDRISAFDVVLPRAIPYKGQVLNQIAATFLKATADIVPNWVVSHPDPNVTIGINCEPFKVEMVIRGYLAGHAWREYQSGKRAVCGVALPEGLKENDPLPEPIITPTTKAAEGHDADISAADIVAQGIVALEDYRQLEEYTYLLFARGTEIAAQRGLLLVDTKYEFGKANDKIYLIDEVHTPDSSRYFYAEGYEERQKAGATQKQLSKEFVRKWLIENNFQGKTGQRIPEMDDDWISSISERYIELFEVVTGNAFEKTDYNEINNRIKANILQNV
- the lysA gene encoding diaminopimelate decarboxylase; the protein is MRNLKEQNWNGTPTPFYYYDLDLLKQTLETASTEAAKYGYHIHYALKANSNEPILKLIQQYGLGADCVSGNEIKQALANGFEASQVVFAGVGKSDAEIKIALNADIFCFNCESVQELEVLNELAQQHNQTARIALRINPNVNANTHKYITTGLEENKFGINTWELPEVLNLLKQLPNLELIGIHFHIGSQITDLQVFEQLCVRVNEIQQGFRDQGYHLKHLNVGGGLGVDYYEPESNAIPDFAAYFAIFNRLLQVQPGQVVHYELGRALVAQCGTLVSRVLYIKKGQKKNFAILDAGMTELIRPMLYQAYHKIENLSSHLPEQTYDVVGPICESSDCFAQNVPLPETHRHDVMAIRTAGAYAEVMASNYNLREKAVAIYSSN
- a CDS encoding aspartate kinase → MKILKFGGTSVGSAHNMRLVANLISAEEPKMVVLSAMSGTTNKLVEIANKLYQQQTKEALDLTENLHKIYREVINELYTTEKKKFAALDFLLSHIDFIKSLATGPFSIREERAILAQGELLSTHLFQFLLEELNQNSVLLPALSFMRIDENEEPDLTFLEEELTALLAKYPQSNLFITQGYICRNAFGEIDNLKRGGSDYSASLIGAAVQASEIQIWTDIDGMHNNDPRVVPDTYPIAELSFDEAAELAYFGAKILHPSSVLPAKQKNIPVKLLNTMQPEAKGTTISAQSSGKSIKAVAAKDGIVAINVKSSRMLLAYGFLRRIFEVFEEYKTPIDMVTTSEVAVSLTIDNTKYLPEIIAELKEFGSVQVDTDQTIICLVGDSIEEVPGTTLKIFKSLKDIPLRMISYGGSKNNISLLIATADKKQALKALNTGVFERIAEHA